In a single window of the Candidatus Rokuibacteriota bacterium genome:
- a CDS encoding SDR family oxidoreductase: protein MPGRLTGKVALITGAGMGMGREAAVLFAEEGARVVVCDIIRTAADETVTLVEKAGGQAVAAIGDVAVEDDVKKMVEEGVKRFGALHVLYNNAGVLWKDKDRSVLETDGAQWDRVMAINLKSVFWVTKHGIPHLKQAGGGSIILVGSVSALAGFTRAQDAYTAAKGALISLNKSLAIQFAKDRIRSNIIHPGIVETPLQAPYLTPELRAEFNTDIPLGRIGQPRDIAYAALFLASEESSFMTGAEMIVDGGFMAQ, encoded by the coding sequence GTCCTCTTTGCCGAAGAGGGCGCGCGCGTCGTCGTGTGCGACATCATCAGGACGGCCGCGGATGAGACCGTGACGCTGGTCGAGAAGGCGGGCGGCCAGGCCGTGGCGGCCATCGGCGACGTTGCCGTTGAAGACGACGTGAAGAAGATGGTGGAGGAAGGCGTGAAGCGCTTCGGGGCGCTCCACGTCCTGTACAACAACGCGGGTGTCCTGTGGAAGGACAAGGACCGCTCGGTGCTCGAGACCGACGGCGCCCAGTGGGACCGCGTCATGGCCATCAACCTCAAGAGCGTCTTCTGGGTCACCAAGCACGGCATCCCTCACCTGAAGCAGGCCGGCGGCGGATCCATCATCCTCGTCGGCTCGGTCTCAGCGCTGGCGGGCTTCACGCGCGCGCAGGATGCGTACACGGCGGCCAAGGGCGCCCTGATCTCGCTCAACAAGTCGCTGGCCATCCAGTTCGCGAAGGACCGGATCCGCTCCAACATCATCCACCCGGGGATCGTCGAGACCCCGCTGCAGGCTCCGTACCTCACGCCCGAGCTCAGAGCCGAGTTCAACACGGACATTCCGCTGGGACGCATCGGACAGCCCCGGGACATCGCCTACGCCGCGCTGTTCCTCGCGTCGGAGGAGTCGTCCTTCATGACGGGCGCCGAGATGATCGTCGACGGCGGCTTCATGGCCCAATAA